A genome region from Euphorbia lathyris chromosome 4, ddEupLath1.1, whole genome shotgun sequence includes the following:
- the LOC136227979 gene encoding small ribosomal subunit protein uS12 translates to MGKTRGMGAARKLKSHRRRQRWADKSYKKSHLGNEWKKPFAGSSHAKGIVLEKIGIEAKQPNSAIRKCARVQLIKNGKKIAAFVPNDGCLNYIEENDEVLIAGFGRKGHAVGDIPGVRFKVVKVSGVSLLALFKEKKEKPRS, encoded by the exons ATGGG GAAAACTCGTGGAATGGGAGCTGCTCGTAAGCTGAAGTCCCACCGCAGGAGGCAAAGGTGGGCAGACAAGTCATACAAGAAATCCCATCTTGGGAATGAGTGGAAGAAACCATTTGCTGGTTCATCACATGCCAAGGGCATTGTTCTAGAGAAAAT TGGAATTGAAGCTAAGCAGCCTAACTCCGCTATTAGAAAATGTGCTCGGGTTCAGCTGATCAAGAATGGAAAGAAGATAGCTGCCTTCGTACCCAATGATGGTTGCTTAAACTACATTGAAGAAAAT GATGAAGTTTTGATTGCTGGATTTGGAAGAAAGGGTCATGCTGTGGGAGATATTCCCGGAGTCAGGTTCAAGGTGGTGAAGGTGTCGGGTGTCTCACTTCTGGCTCTGTttaaagagaagaaagaaaagccTAGGTCTTAG